CAAAAAgtataattcttttttcttaactTTGAATTGCATCATCCATTTCATTTTACTGAAGCATACTGTACATAGCATAATTTAATAACGATAGAAAGTCTTAAGCTAAATAAATACTGTAATGTACCCTGAGCCAGGCCTGTAGTCCCTTCTGTATGTGCCCTGATTGTACGAATCCTCAGATGTTCCAACAGCGTTTAAAACAGGGCTGACGAATgacttgaaactataaatatataaattctATCATCATGAGAAATTATACTCGTATCATTCagaattaataatataaatttatatcagTAACCAACTATAGTACCACAAGAATCCATTGTTGGTCGGCTTAAAAGTTTGTGACCATTCAAAGAATGAAAGTATCCAACCAAATATATTGAAATAGCTTCTTCTATTTATATcacattcaaaattttgagatgGACGTACCTAACTGTCtttaattgttaatttatATCGGCAGTGATCGGATTGTGAATCTAAGTATGAGGTCACAAAATTCTGTCAATGGATTTTGCTTTCTTCAATACCTCTGAAGAATGTAACAGGTTTGACAGCGATTCTTTTGatgcaattatttatttatttgcacaCCTGTTTTTAATAGCAggtgtgtaataaaaatatgaataagaGTTCTGTACTacataaacttttttttgcatGCTGGTAATAAATGGTATAGGGCAATTCTTGATtgataaacaaaattaaaGCATGTTCTAGCTGCAGAACATAACCTCGAGTATTGGCTGGATCAAAATATTGTCAAGGGAAGTTACAcacttgtaatttataaaaaattctatttttcaatcaaaagtTTACCGTTGGATCAGAATGACGAATTAACTTGAAACAGTTTCCTCGGGCCTGTTAATAATCATATCACAAACGTTCCAAAAGTGGGCCTACCTATTATCCGTTTGCAGTGGTTAGATGtgttttttctattcaaaaaGGGGGGCTCTTAGGATGCTTAATGTCATTATTACTTACAACATGAAAAACATGTAGaaaattcccaaaaaaaatgaaaccagTCTACGCGGCCAGGGTTCAGTCTGGAGCACAGATCCATCTGAGAattggtataaaattttttacgttatatttgggtttttgacattttaatatttattttcgataattGTCAATATATCGTTTACCTTGAGAAACGTAAGCCATGTCGCACTCTTGGAGGTTCGCGAACACTTGTCAGTTATCACTTTCTCATCGACGTCTTTCCGTCACTTGCTGTCATTTGCCACTATTGGTGACCTCTCGTATGTAGAAATAATGGGATGATGCCACGCGGGAGTTACTCCATGGCTTACTCGATGCATGTAGTAGAATCACTAGCAAAACGGATCCGTCATGTTTGGTATCCACAGCGTCCCGCTGGTGACTGCGAGTTAAGGGTTTAAAAAgtcataaaattcaaattcaaatttgattgaaacgtgaaataaataatcggcGTACTCCAACAAAAGTAACACTATTATTTATGAATTCAACTTTACAATCAGGTAAACTACAATGccttattcatttattttttttaaatcagagTTTCAGCTCTTGAAAGTTTTGGCTCACGGCCACCTAACATCGAGAATAAGTAGCCGTAAAATATTAAATctaattaatcaatttgtcCATAAATGTTTACGCCGACGTCACCAGTGTTCATACACTTCAAGGGTCCTGGCATCCACTCTATCCCATACACTTTGGGTCCTGGATAATCGATGTATCTCAAGAAGGCTGTGGTTCCGAATCTCTCCGCAGTTGCTCTTGTTTTGTATGTGAATGCTAAATGTTGACATTCAACATGGCGGCATGTCGTCAGTGCTGTGCTGTGTCGTGGTgagttttgtaaaaaaatttaagattaTGTGTCTTCGTTACTTTAAATCTAGTTTacaatgttttattttacaacttttagTACTCTTCAGTAACGCTGCGGCGAGTCTCAATACAAATCAAGTAATATGATATACCAATTAACGGAATGTAGTtagaaaaaatctaaatacTCCACAATGAAGCACACACAACACATACATCGGTACAATattttgtgaaa
The sequence above is drawn from the Neodiprion pinetum isolate iyNeoPine1 chromosome 2, iyNeoPine1.2, whole genome shotgun sequence genome and encodes:
- the LOC124213434 gene encoding uncharacterized protein encodes the protein MAYVSQDGSVLQTEPWPRRLVSFFLGIFYMFFMFFKSFVSPVLNAVGTSEDSYNQGTYRRDYRPGSGPPRPPSRRLGRPNTGSSNIYTPGPCGGCGCG